Genomic window (Pristiophorus japonicus isolate sPriJap1 chromosome 9, sPriJap1.hap1, whole genome shotgun sequence):
cctgaaaaaacatcgtaaGATTGACagcgggaaacatagaaaataggtgcaggagtaggccattcggcccttctagcctgcaccgtatacgtgttctgtgtgtggacgtggCATCAACTgaccatccaacctggagagacacaaggacacctgcaccatggagaaactggtggaatgtggggactgtgggaagggcttCAATTCCCCCtctgagctggaagttcatcggcgcagtcacactggggagaggccattcacctgctctgagtgtgggaagggattcagtttttCAACCAGCCTGCtgctacaccagcgagttcacactggggagaggccattcatctgctctgagtgtgggaagggattcactctttcATCCCGTCTAttggaacaccagcgagttcacactggggagaggccgtacacctgctctgagtgtgggaagggattcagtcggtCATCTAACCTGCAggatcaccagcgagttcacactggggagaggccattcacctgctctgagtgtgggaagggattcactcgatcaaccCACCTTgtaacacaccagcaagttcacactggggagaggccattcacctgctctcagtgtgggaagggattctctaccTCATCCCACCTTCGaattcaccagcgagttcacactggggataggccgttcatctgctctgagtgtgggaagggatttattacctcatcccacctgctgctacaccagcgagttcacactggggagaggccattcacctgctctgagtgtgggaagggattcactgtgtcatctcgTCTGTTGgaccaccagcgagttcacactggggagaggccgttcacctgctcggagtgtgggatgaGATTCACTGTATCGTCCAGTCTACTGtcccaccagcgagttcacactggggagaggccgttcacctgctccgtgtgtgggaagggattcactcattcatccaacctgctgacacaccagcgagttcacaagtgactgcaggttttggattctgctgttatcccagactgaatcgtgtctattctgacagttgggctttctttcCGCTCATATTGATTCCCCCAATAACTGGGCTAGAGTTAAATATTCTGCATATTTGACCAATTATTCAACGGGAAAAGGGTGAGTtaaaaaataatgctgattgtgtttgcatccataattcaccttttaaaaaatcataagaaataggagcaggagtgggccattggccACTCAAacgtgttctgccatttaataagatcatggctgatctgatcatgagcatagctccactttcctgcccgctccccataacccttcactcccttatcgtacaaaaatctggctacctccaccttaaatatattcaatgacccaggctccacagctccctggggtagagaattccaaggataatctgagagaagaaatttctcctcatctcagttctgaattGGAAACCGCTTATTCCTAAACTGTTCCCCCAGGTCTagattccctatgagtggaaacatcctctctgcatctaacttgtcgagccccctcagtatcatatgtttcaatacgatcatctcttcttattctaaactccaatgagtataggcccaacctgctcaacttttcttcatgtcaactcctccatctcaggaatcaaactagtgaagcttctatgtactgtctccaatgcaagtatatccctccttaaaaaagaTCAAAAttggatgcagtactcgaggtgtggtctcagaaataccctgtgcagttgtagcaggacttctctgcttttatactccatccccctttcaataaaggccaacatttattttgCCTTtataattattgctgtacctgcatattaactttttgtgtttcatgcacaaggacatccaggtcgctctgtacttcagcattttgtaatatttctccttttaaataagattttatttttatttttcctgccaaagtggataacctcacacttttccacattatactccatcttccaaatgtttgcacactcacttagcctgtctacatccctttccagattctttgtgccctcctcacaacttgctttcccaccaatctttgtatcatcagaaaacttggctacatcacactctgtcccttcatccaaggcatcaatatagattgtaaatagttgagatccaGCACCGACCCCTGCAGCAACCCCCTAGTTgctgtttgacaaccggaaaatgacccatttgtccgactctgttgtctgttagttagcccaccctctatccatgctaatatattacccatgaCCACTTAagctcttaacttgtgcagtaacctgttacgtgacaccttatcaaatgccttctggaaatccaaatacaccacatccacttgttcctccttatacaccctgctcattatatcctcaaaagaactccagcaaatttgtcaaacatgatttacctttcatacagCCAAGCTGGCTCTTCttgtctgtattatgcttttccttgGAGAAGCCCCCAGACCCCAGAGCTTTGGCCCACAGACCCTGGGACACTGGTTCATCACATAGTGGGGTTGAtccctctgccccccgcccccagaccctcCAGCTTTGGCTGACAGAACCGGACATTGAGTCTCCACATGGGGGAGTGATCCCCCTGCACCTCCCCTGCAGACCCCAGGGTTTTGGCCGACAGACCTGGGACGTTGGGTTTCCACACGGGGAAACCGATCCCTCTGCTCCCCAGACACGCGAgagtcccctcaccctcccctgtcccagacttccccagacacccctcaccctcccctgtcccagactgacccagacacccctcatcctcccctgtcccagacacccctcaccctcccctgtcccagactgatccagacacccctcaccctcccctgtcccagactgacccagacctccctcactgTTGAAGAAAGcaatccatgtcctaggttaaaggaagggttaagttcgcttttgctgattctgtagaattcacggagctagagaaaattaccgaaacttatctgcctcaatgaacagaatgttgtatatacatgactatctggtgtttaCCGAAACTTATCTGCTTCaatgaacagaatgttgtatatacatgactatctggtgtttaccgaaacttatcagcctcaaagaacagaatgttgtatatacatgactgtctggtctttgcatgagtttccagataccttgtttatcagcatagggacagagagaaactatgcaagaaacagataaagtgtgcctaccggggtgaactttgtactcacagtttcgtatgaataatgctcatgtataatagataCAATGACCTTTGTACTCATGAAATGTATGAATaatgtttatgtgtggcgagttgcagataaaattcctgtttcaactgtataaagatagagcgaatttgcctgtaaaattcagagttctgccttggtgtggactaagcaggctctccgagatatctcgttagttttagaaataaaattctctcgaag
Coding sequences:
- the LOC139273345 gene encoding zinc finger protein 432-like encodes the protein MEKLVECGDCGKGFNSPSELEVHRRSHTGERPFTCSECGKGFSFSTSLLLHQRVHTGERPFICSECGKGFTLSSRLLEHQRVHTGERPYTCSECGKGFSRSSNLQDHQRVHTGERPFTCSECGKGFTRSTHLVTHQQVHTGERPFTCSQCGKGFSTSSHLRIHQRVHTGDRPFICSECGKGFITSSHLLLHQRVHTGERPFTCSECGKGFTVSSRLLDHQRVHTGERPFTCSECGMRFTVSSSLLSHQRVHTGERPFTCSVCGKGFTHSSNLLTHQRVHK